A DNA window from Eretmochelys imbricata isolate rEreImb1 chromosome 3, rEreImb1.hap1, whole genome shotgun sequence contains the following coding sequences:
- the LOC144262117 gene encoding trace amine-associated receptor 4-like encodes MNSSPLWSPQNVQYCFDFVNNSCPRNVRSTIGLWAMYSFMVGAIVLTMGGNMLVIISIAHFKQLHSPTNFLICSRATTDFLLSFMVMPYSMIRSVESCWYFGDLFCKLHTCCDIMLCTTSIFHLCFISVDRYYAVCDPLHYVTKITVPVIGLFLLISWSVPFLLAFGLVFSELNIEGIEEYVASTNCSGFCAFIFNKLWGVLGSLIAFFFPGTVMVGIYVHIFTVARKHARQMDKIPSTIKYASAMTNKISTKKESKATKTLSIVMGVFLFCWLPFFILTIADPFINFSTPEDLYNAFLWLGYFNSTCNPIIYGLFYCWFRKAFKMIVTGTIFRPDSSILTLFPANT; translated from the coding sequence ATGAATTCATCCCCCCTCTGGAGTCCACAGAATGTGCAGTATTGCTTTGACTTTGTTAACAATTCATGTCCTAGAAATGTAAGGTCTACAATAGGTCTTTGGGCTATGTACAGCTTCATGGTGGGAGCAATAGTGCTCACAATGGGTGGAAATATGCTTGTGATCATTTCCATCGCTCATTTCAAACAGCTTCACTCTCCAACCAACTTCCTGATCTGCTCCAGGGCAACTACAGATTTTTTGCTTAGTTTCATGGTTATGCCCTACAGTATGATCAGGTCTGTTGAGTCATGCTGGTATTTTGGAGACCTCTTCTGCAAACTCCATACTTGTTGTGATATAATGCTCTGTACCACCTCTATTTTCCATCTGTGTTTTATCTCTGTTGACCGTTACTACGCAGTATGTGACCCACTGCATTATGTTACCAAAATAACTGTCCCTGTGATAGGACTGTTTTTACTAATTAGCTGGTCTGTCCCATTCTTATTGGCTTTTGGCCTAGTTTTCTCAGAGTTGAATATTGAGGGCATTGAAGAATATGTGGCTTCCACTAATTGCAGTGGTTTCTGTGCCTTCATATTTAACAAGCTTTGGGGAGTGCTGGGTTCTCTTATAGCCTTCTTTTTCCCAGGTACAGTGATGGTGGGGATTTATGTCCACATATTTACAGTGGCAAGAAAACATGCAAGACAAATGGATAAAATCCCAAGTACAATAAAATATGCCTCTGCAATGACAAACAAAATCTCCACAAAAAAAGAGAGCAAAGCAACTAAAACTTTAAGTATAGTCATGGGGGTGTTTCTGTTTTGTTGGCTGCCTTTCTTTATTCTTACGATAGCTGATCCTTTTATTAACTTCTCAACACCTGAAGACTTGTACAATGCCTTCCTCTGGCTGGGATACTTCAATTCTACTTGTAATCCAATCATTTATGGTTTATTTTATTGTTGGTTTCGCAAAGCATTTAAAATGATTGTGACTGGTACAATCTTCAGACCAGATTCCTCTATTCTTACTTTATTTCCTGCAAATACGTAG